TTTAAAACGTGAATTTCATTACGTTTTTTCTTCTTTTCAATACCCCGGTATTCCTAAGGTTGTTTTGAATACTATTGATGCCCAATCAGAATTTAAAATTGGCGATATCCCATTGCGTAGCATTGAGCTGATGCATCATAAAATGAGGGTCTTGGGTTTTCGAATTAAGGACTTGGTTTATATCACTGATGTTAATTATATTGATGATAAACAATTAGAAAAGATAATGAACTGTAAAATACTTATAGTCAGCGCATTAAGAAAAGAAAAACACATTTCTCATTTCAGCTTGGACGAGGCTATTGAACTGTCAAAAAGAGTTCGTGCAAAGTCGGTTTATTTAACGCACATCAGCCACCTAATGGGCAAACACGATATCGTAAATGCTACCCTCGACCCCCATATTCAATTGGCATATGACGGACTGAGTATTGAATTTTAAAGGGTACTCATTTTACCTTTAACCGTTCCCCAAACTTTAGTTTTAAAGGTTTTGTTTATAAAGGGGCTGTTTTTGGATTTGGAAACAATTGCCGCTTCATCAAAAGTCCATTCATCGCTAGTACTGAAACAACATAAATTAGCTTCTGAACCTTCTTCAATAGTAGGGCTTTCTATATCTAGCAATTTCCTAGGGTTGTGAGTCAGCGCATCGATAATGGTATTGAGTCCCAACTCTTTTTGTAGCTCACAAGCTAGTGGCAATACGGTTTGAGCACCTATGATACCGAAATTGGCGTTGTCAAAGGTGAGTATTTTATGTTCTACATCCTCTGGGCAGTGGTCGGAACAGATAGCGTCA
This Flavobacteriales bacterium DNA region includes the following protein-coding sequences:
- a CDS encoding MBL fold metallo-hydrolase, whose protein sequence is MKITFLGTGTSQGVPVIACDCEVCLSDNPKDKRLRTSVMIESDNTTVVIDTGPDFRQQMLRENVQKVDAVVYTHEHKDHVAGMDDVRAFNFKFKVDMPIYASQKVQEALKREFHYVFSSFQYPGIPKVVLNTIDAQSEFKIGDIPLRSIELMHHKMRVLGFRIKDLVYITDVNYIDDKQLEKIMNCKILIVSALRKEKHISHFSLDEAIELSKRVRAKSVYLTHISHLMGKHDIVNATLDPHIQLAYDGLSIEF